From the genome of Solanum lycopersicum chromosome 7, SLM_r2.1:
TGAACAATacccataataaacagaaacaaaattcTACTATGCTACGAAAGAGACTCGCCTACGAGCCTAAACCAACGCCCCATCCCATAGCTCCAAATggtttaaagaaaatatttacacaGAACAAGACCAGCACCAGAGTTGTGCATAAAGCTCAAGAACCCAACAGCTCTTTGATACCAGATTTCTGAGCCACAGTGAGACGAGCAGGGAACTTGATGTCAAACTTGATCCTCAAATTCCCTTTCTTTGACGGATCTTTTGGAAGCGGCATGCCTTCACCTGGGACGATATGTTCATAATTTGGTTGAATCACGTTGTTGATTGGAATTGTTAAGTTCCTTCCATCCAGAGTAGTGAGTTGGACAGTAGTACCGGTTAAAGCTTCAGCCAAAGGAATCTTTTGTGTGACAATCAAGTCATTTCCATCACGCGAGAAAACCTTATGAGGTTTCTCATCTATTATGAAGACCAGATCAGCTGGTATAACACCTGGCTGCTCATTCCCTTTTTCTTGGAAGGTGATCTTTGTACCTTTCTTCCACCCAGGTTTAATTTCGATTGTCAGAATCTCTTGCACAATTCTCTTGCTGCACCCAACACAAGGATACAGGATAAGTTCAGTAGACAAACAGATATCAAAAGCACAATGTGAGTAAATCTAGTAAAGCCACTGGCGAAACAACCACTTAAAATGAGAGCCTCAAATGGAATTCAGAGCGCAAATGATTAAATCGGAAATGCATCCTGATACGACAAATAACTAGTGCAAAGACACAGGAAATAAGTCAACTTAATGACACTTGACAGACAACAATGTGTATTCAGACTCTCAAGAAATTGACCTCAAAATTTTCCTTACAGAGATTTCAAAGACGTTATATTCACTTACAGCTTTCAATATAAATGAATTTGAAGGACCCAACTCGACCTAAAATGCAATATCACTACATCTAGGCTTTATCGATCGTAGCTCAAACTGTAATCATGCATGATAGTACTCTTATTTCAACTAGACAAGATTTGACTGGCTAAATAGTCACAAAATGGCACAAGTAACTTATCAAAGACTTCATGTTCTAAAAGGAAAATCAAAGCAATTCGCAACTAACAAGGGAATAATCAACAGGTTTACCCTCAGCGGCCCAGCGCACAAAGCCTCCCACATCCATTCAAAGTCTGGAGAAGTGCCACACCACAAGGGTGTGATGCAGACAGCCTACCCAAATGCAAGCATTAGTGGCTGCCTACCCTAATCTTTCAAATCTCTCAAAATTAATGACATAAGAAAACTACTACCCCAAGCATTCCATTATCCTCAATATTTTCCAGACACTTGCGAAGAAATAGAAAGGGCACCCAAGGGTATGGactagtggtcaatgaagtggttgagagCCATGAGATCTCATGTTCAAATCCCAGAAATTTCAAATAATCATTCATCCAAAAGTGCAACATTGCCAGAAGACAATTGAAGTTCCACATTTGATGGACAAGCAAGGCAAGACACTAACCAGACTGTATGAACACCCCCATTACTTGCCCAATGCAATTTTCTAAGTAGAAAATTGAAGTCAACATAAGAAGTGATTAACCTTGACCAGTAAAACGAATTGTAAGAACCTGATACTTACCCACTCGAATCGGCAATTTCTCTAgaaattttcatctttttggtGGTACCCTTGTAGAGATCCTCAAGATTACAAGGCAAGTTCTGTTGTACCGGAGCCTCTTTCCTTGGGACTGATGAATGCATTGGAACACCACCACCTCCTCCTCCTTCACCGAAGGATGCTGCGAATATATCATCAGTGAACATATTACCAAACCTTGAGCCCCTACCCCCTCCAGGTCCATATGGAGTAGAAAAGCCAAAAAATTCAGCAAATATGTCATCAGCATTTCTACTGTTGAATCTGAATGAAGTAGGGCCATCCCCAGTAGAAAAGTAGGTTGAACCGGCACCAGGACCACCAGCTCCAGGTGGTGGTACCCCGCCCTTGAGCCCTTCTTCACCATACTGGTCATACACAGCTTTTTTCTGGGAGTCGCTAAGCACCTAGTAAATATAATGCAGAAACACAATAGTCATCTATTTAACATTCAAGTCATATAATATCTAATAATAACACCAATAAAAGAGAATCTGTAAAGATAAATCATTGGAATCAGATTCGCCAGTTCAGATACTTGCTGCAAATGAAAACATCAATCCCTACTTCACAATAATGTTTCAAGGACAGTGCCAGTTGTAGCTTTGGTTCAAAGATTGCATTTATTCTTAAACATGCATCGAATACGTAAAagattatataaatttagaatccAAAACTAATAAACTTCATATCCGGGTTCTGCCTCTAGTTTCGAGCTGCGAAAAACTGTTTCCTATcacaagtgattttttttaacaacaaaaacataaaacctATCACTAGTGATCTTTCAATCTTTTCTTCCTACACCTTTCAACTATAAAATTTTGTGATATAAGTGCTTTTCTTCAGTAATAATTGATAGTTACACAATTCAAACACATCAAACGTACaccaaattaaaaatcaataaacccTAAATTCAATTCGAACCTCCACAAAACTACcaaatt
Proteins encoded in this window:
- the t19-8 gene encoding DnaJ like protein produces the protein MGVDYYKVLGVDKNATDDDLKKAYRKLAMKWHPDKNPQNKKEAEAKFKQISEAYDVLSDSQKKAVYDQYGEEGLKGGVPPPGAGGPGAGSTYFSTGDGPTSFRFNSRNADDIFAEFFGFSTPYGPGGGRGSRFGNMFTDDIFAASFGEGGGGGGVPMHSSVPRKEAPVQQNLPCNLEDLYKGTTKKMKISREIADSSGKRIVQEILTIEIKPGWKKGTKITFQEKGNEQPGVIPADLVFIIDEKPHKVFSRDGNDLIVTQKIPLAEALTGTTVQLTTLDGRNLTIPINNVIQPNYEHIVPGEGMPLPKDPSKKGNLRIKFDIKFPARLTVAQKSGIKELLGS